The following proteins come from a genomic window of Trifolium pratense cultivar HEN17-A07 linkage group LG4, ARS_RC_1.1, whole genome shotgun sequence:
- the LOC123919764 gene encoding uncharacterized protein LOC123919764, producing MEKLVRSCDKEYMRMAMLKHEETFKQQVYELHRLYRIQKILMQNMEASRGIEVKEQEWYFKNAISLTQNANHHKVAQEKTQIKFDLERPAEDHSAESDDDEGMEIIDENEIELTLGPSSYNRSKKTNTPLTSDSGHSLSSSSTGSSDINKTRRYRTHQKREESNGGMIRNSFGLEEQLRQERLKQSPWFFQVMNLNMT from the exons ATGGAGAAGCTTGTTAGGTCTTGTGACAAAGAATACATGAGGATGGCCATGTTAAAGCATGAAGAAACTTTCAAACAACAG GTATATGAACTTCATCGATTGTATCGAATACAAAAGATACTAATGCAAAATATGGAGGCTAGTCGAGGCATTGAAGTAAAAGAACAAGAATGGTACTTCAAAAACGCGATTAGTTTAACTCAAAATGCTAATCATCATAAAGTTGCACAAGAAAAGACTCAAATCAAATTTGATCTTGAAAGGCCTGCAGAGGATCACAGTGCAGAATCAGACGACGATGAAGGGATGGAAATCATTGACGAGAATGAGATCGAGCTAACATTAGGCCCGTCTAGTTATAACCGTAGTAAGAAAACTAATACACCACTAACTTCAGATTCAGGACATAGCTTATCTTCATCTTCGACTGGATCAAGTGATATAAACAAGACAAGAAGATACAGAACACATCAAAAAAGAGAAGAATCAAATGGTGGCATGATTAGAAATAGTTTTGGTCTTGAAGAACAATTAAGACAAGAGAGATTAAAACAATCACCTTGGttttttcaagtgatgaatctcAACATGacttaa